The Myroides fluvii region AATCCTAAAACTGCAACAACAGTTAATAAAAAAAATTTTCTCATATTTTGTTAGTAAATTAATTCGCGAATTTAAGATAATTTTATAATTAAAGTATAATTTTTTACAAAAATTCACTTTATTAAAAAAAAATGGATTCGTATTTTCTAAATACAGGACAAATATTATTGGTTTTTTAACAATATAAGGCATAAAAAAAGGGAAATGTGAACACATTCCCCTTTCTATTAGTCGATTAAATTTGGCTTATTTTCTGCTATATTCACTTCTAACATAGACCGTTCCATCGTTGAATTCTTCAAACTGATCTTTAGCTTCAATAACTAATTTAGTCTTAGAAATCTCGAGGATTTGAGATTTAATAGATAATTTTTCTCCTTCTTCTTCAAGTTCAACCGTAATTGTATTTCCAGAAATAGAGTAGATATTAGTCTCTATTTCAGTTATACAATCCTTAGTAAAGAAATCCTTATAACTATATCTAAAATTAACTTCTTTCGTTTTGAACTCTACTTCATCTGGTCCACAATCCTCATTTTTAGCTAGTTCTTCATCGATCACGTTTTTATCTTTATCCAAATACGTAATCTTAACTTCTTTCCATTCTCCTAAAATATCACTTTTGTATGAACTAGATGAATTATCATCACTAGAACAAGCAATTGTTCCAAAAGCAAATACAGCTAATGCTGCGATTGAGAAAAACTTTTTCATAAAATTATATTTAAAATTAGCGCAAAATTATGAAAATAACTCAATTAAGCAATGATAAAAACAGCGTATTGCTTTTTATTTTTCTTAAATACAATATCTTTAAGCTTCTTTTTATTATTTTCTCTTGTAAACCCGTTATATAAAGCCTTCATCCTTTAACTTATACTCCCTTCGCTAGAATTTCACTTTTGTATTTACTTGATGATTTTTCTATTTACAAAAAGCAGGAAGGATAAAAATTTATTCTTGAGCTATCTGTTTTTTGGTGTGTTTGGTTTGTACGTAGGTGATTCCCTCTTGTGATTCATCTCCCGTATTCGCATATTCCAAAACTAATGTAGATTCATCTACCTGGATAATCTTATTTTTGATTAGCTCTATCTCTTCTTCATTTTTAATTTGAACAAGTATCGTTCTATCTGTTAATGTAAATCGATTTTCAATCAGCTCGACGTGACAATTCGCATCTTTAACTGATCTAAAAGGCATTTTTACTATCATTTTATTTTCTTTAAACTCAACTTCATCAAAACCACATCCCTCATTATCACTAGCTTTTTCAGTTGAAACGACCCTTCTGTTTTCATCTAAGTACAATGTTTCAACTTCTATCCATTCACCTTGAATTTCTTTTTTATATTGCTTAGAAGAACTAGAATCATCACTTGAGCAACTAACTGTACTCAACCCTAATGCAACTAGTGCTACCGCTAGTATTTTTTTTCTCATCGTTAAAAAAATTAGTGTTTTAAAATTGTTTTTCATTGATTATAAAAGGCTAAACAGCACTTTTTATTTCTATTTTGTTTTTTTATAAACCTAATCCATAGCGCAGTTGAATGCCAAAGTTGTAATTTTTGAAAACCGCAGAAGAACGTTGCTGAATACTGTTGTATTCAATGGGTTCTAAGGGATCTGCTGTATAACCTAACAAATGCTCTTTTGGTTGACTAACCGTTGGTTTTTGGTTGTTTAATCCCAGGTCAAAATAAGCACCAACATAGAGATGTTGATTTTCTTTTAAACTGTGTCGTACACCAACTTCTGCAATCCAAGACCAACGATCTTTGAGATCTAAATCGGGTTGGTATTCTTTGCTTTCGTAAGAACCAAAACCAGCAAATGTAGGCTTGTCTAAAATTAGATTATATTGTGGAAAATGGCCTTCTGTTTTAAAGTCATTCCACGAAAGTGTAGTTTTACTACTCATAACTAAAGAAAATTGTATCCCAGTGCGGGCGTACAAAGCCGTCTCTCCTTCTCCTATATATTGAACAGTTAAGGGAATATGGATCTGATTTACTTTCCATTCTTCTTTGTAGCTTTTCCCTGAATATACAAAAATGAAATTCTCTTGTTCTGAATCCACTTGAGGATTTTTACCACTCAAATTTGAGGCATTAAAATCTATCGTTTGCATGGCATACTGTAAGCCTATTCCAGCACTCCATTTTCGGTGTAAGAAATAGTCATACTGTAAACCTAAGGCCGTATTGAACTTCAAATCACTTGAAAACTGTTCTGGTAAACTACCATAGGCTTTCATTAATCCCGCTTTAGCATTTACGCCAACTTCGTGTTTATTAAAATAATAACGGCTGTATTGTGCTTGTGCTTGGTAAGAACCTGCAATGAGCAAGCCAAAAATCAAAAGGATGTTGTGTTTTTTCATCTTTTATGTTTTATAAACTTACTTTCAAGTGTAGGGTTCTAGAATTAAAACCCTACAATATTGAAAGTAATATAATTAATCTCTAACAATGAATTGGACGCTTTGTTCTCCTTTTATCATTTTCAACACTAAGAAATAAGATCCAGATGCAACTGTTGTAGGAATAGCAATATTTGAATTGCCAAGTTGTACTTCTCCTTTTTGGATCAGCTGCCCTTTAACATCGTAAATCACATAACCTACTGTTTCTTGATTTGGTTGATCTAAACGAACATGTAAAAGCTGATTCTTCTTCACTGGGTTTGGATAAACACTCAATTCACTCTTTGTTGGTGCTTCAATATAAATTGGACAGCTAATTATTTTTTTACCGTCACTTAAAGTCAACGCTACGTGATAAGTAGCACCTACTTCTAAGACGCTGCCATAAGCATCTCCTGCGGAATAAGCCTGCCCCGTTCCTATTGATTCTCCATTTTTAAACCATTCATAAGCAGTAAATACATAACCTCCATTGGTTTGTTTGTTGTTGTTTACCAATAATACGTTGTTGTATTTTTGATATACAATCTTATCTGTAGGCATGTGTTTATCAATAATCACTTTGTAGGTTTCTGTTGTCCCATGTGGGGATTTAACGGTAATTAGTTGTACATATTGACCATAGTTAGGTACCGCTACAACAATGTGTTTTGCAGGAGTTACGATTGTTCCTTCTGACGTTTTCACCTCGATGGTTACGCTATTTTGTTTTGAGTCGCAACCTACAACAACATAAACTTCTTTTTCTATTTTGCCATACGACACCCCATCTACAATTAAATCGAGAATATCTACATTTTTGCTAACTACTTCTATGGTACGACTAACAGGCATTGCAGCATTGTAATTTTCATTGCCTTCTTGACGTGCAGTAATTGTTACAAAACCTGAACGCAAGAACGTCACTTGTCCATTTGCACTAACAGTGGCTATTTCGCGATCTTCAGCGTAATCGATACTGAACGAAACTGGTAAAGATGAACTAGCTGTTGCATGTAGTTGTAAAGTTGGTGTATCCTCAAGTACTACTGGTGTAGGAGCATTAAAATCAATCGTTTGATCTGCTTGTACAATAGTTAATACCGCACTTAATGTGAGTGGTTCATAATTTGTTCCTCCCGTTACACGTGCAGTAACAGTATAGGTGCCCACATTGATTTTATCGTTGTTTGTGTAGGTAATTACTGCACCTTCAGGCACATTGCCCACTACAGCTAACGACTTAGTTGTTCCGTCATAAATAAATGTACGTGATGGTAAAGACAAGCCTGTAATTGCTCCACTAACAATTTCAAAATCAGCAGGAACAAATGTGTCAATCAGGTAATTTGTTCTTGCGGCTAAGGTTCCTTGCCCAATTGGATAAAGTCCTAATGCTTCCCCTGGTTGACGAACTAAACGACCGGACATAACTTGTTCCGTTTGATCTCCGCGTTGTAATCCTTCAACTGTATAGGTTAACAATGGATCTGCTTGACCAAATGATTTACCTTGATTTTCATTTACGCGAACGGTAATTAATGCTGGTTTAATTTCAAATTTACTCTCATTTATGATAACAAGATTATAATTAGCAGAAGTAGTGCTTAAACTACGCGCCTCATAAGAATATAAACCTACATTTTCACCTGCTGTTCGCTGAAGTGTACCGCGAAGTATGGTTTCACTTGTATCGCTGTACTTGAATCCTGTCACGGTAAATGTAAATACAGGATCTAGAGCGCCATATGTTTTTGACATCCCCACAGTAGGATTGATTGTTAATGGTGCAGGGTTAATTGTTAACACACTTGAGTGATAGACCAACATATAATTGGCATTCATCAAATGTAAACTTCCTTGGTTAATCATATAGTTGCCTACATTCTCTCCCGTAACACGTGCTAAAGTTCCTGCTAAAACATCGGTATCATTATTTTTCAATCCTGTTACTGTATAAGTCAAAACTGGATCTTCGTCTCCATATACCTTTGTCAATGCATTCGCTCTTACATTCAATGTAGCCTTTGTAATCTCAAAAGTAGATCCAATAAAGGTGATGTCATAATTAGGTCCAGCATATAAATTTGCTTGAGTAATTGGATATTCACCCAGGTTTTCCCCTGCATCTCTACTGATGCCATTGAGTAAAATACGCGCATCATCATTATATTGCAACCCGTCAACAGTATAGGTTAAAACAGGATCTGCATCTCCGTATTCTTTGTATTGATCTGCGTCTGCAGTAACCGTTAACATGGCTTTATTTACTGTTAAATTGAAGAATACATCGTCAGCTGGTAAATACTGTGAATTTCCTTCTTGACTCGCTTTAATTCGAGTTGTTCCAGCACCTTTAATAACAAATCGTCCATTTTCAAAAACAGCGATATCTTCATTATCGATTTCAAAAGAAACCGGTAATCCACTATCAGATGTTCCGTGAACAAAAGGCTCATCTCCGTAATCTTTCGCAAGATCAGTAGCGGTAATGATTTGATTATCTGTAGCTTCTTGTGTCATGAATATAACAGGACCATACCACATTCCACAAGGAACTCCCTGAATATAAACATCATAAACTGTATATGCATGTAAACTCCTGAATGTATATGGATTTTCAATATTTTCAACCACAGTTCCTGTTCCGCGTTCAAAACCAGTTAATCCATACTCTATATTAAATAGAGTAGCATCAGAAATGATGTTTAGTGTTGGTCCATCAGTTGCTGTCACATCGACAATTGCATCCGCAATGACTTGAGCAGGTATAACCGTGATGGCAACTTCCTCTCTTGCTGACTTACATTTTACTTCAAAAACCCAGTTGTAATACCCCATATAATATGCCGAGTCATAGCCATTACCTGTAATAGAGGCTACTCGCGAAGTATACGGATAGGATGCTCTACTTGTATTTCTTCGAATTCCACCTGACGGTAAACTATTTGTTATTTTATACGTACCTGGTGCTAATTGAAGGTTAATCGGAAGTTCCTGTTTTGTCGTTCCTCCAGTTCCTACTGTAGTATAATTGATTGTTCCAACCGTTGCAGAACCTGTTGCCCCAGTTTGTTTAAACACCATACTACCACTTACTCCGTTTGTATAAGGGTAAATATCAATGGTCTTTAGCGTTGTCGCTTCTAAAATTGTAAAGTTTACTTCCCAAGTGCTAGTCGTCCAAGCATCTTGACCTGTACCTACAGCTGCCGCATTTAATGGACCCGTACTAACATCTGATGCTGTAGTAGAAGTTACATCATACCAAAGGGAAGTGCTTGCAGCAATAGTCGTTGTATAAGTATTACCTACGTGGATTGGGGTAGTTGAAGTACTTGAATTATACCAATTCACAATTCCTTGCGTAGCTACTTCTAAGGTAACATCGCGTGTACCACAAAAAGTTAGGTCTTCCTCATTTGTTACAAATTCATAATCGGGAAAATTACACAAAGTTCTAAATACTTTTGGCGAACTCCAATCACTTTGCTCTGTAGGTGAACATACAGTTTGTACATAAACGGTGTACGCTGTTTCATTATTTAAACCTGTTAATAGTAAAAACAAATCAGTCGTTGTAAACGTATTGACCAAACCAGTGGCTTCTCCAGGTACACCCGAAGTGCGCAATTCTACTTTGTATTGTACATTCGTTGTATTACCAACTAAAGGTAGTCCCCATGTTAATTTAGCTGTTGTTTTACCTATTTGAGTTACTTCTAAATTGGATGGGAAATAACAAGAAGGCGGTGGTAAAATTTCAACTGCGTAATCTTCGATTTCCGAATAACTAGACGTTGCCGAACAGGGATTTAAATCTGCCCCATTTTTCGCATGATGATATTGCACGCGCAAACGATAAATACCCGGTGTAGTGGTGATAGGTACGGTAAATGCTGGAAAGTTAACCGTAGAGTTCGCACTAATCGTATTCGCAATTACAGCTACTTTTTCATTCGCATCAAATACTACATTTTGATTGTAATCAATCCAAATCGCAGCCCCATGTGTACCACTTCCTGATCCACTTGTCAAAGAAGCTACATAAGAACTCCCCGGTTGCAATTGCGCTGGAGCAACTGTATTGGCATAGTTTATATATCCACTTATTCCTTCAGAAGTGGCAGAGTTATTATTTAAGTTACTAAGTTTAAAATTGCGAATCTCATCTGAATTATTAGATGAACCCGTTGGAATACAATAAGCTATTGTATTAAATCTAAATGGACCTACCCAGGTACTTACTCCATCAGTTCCACCACAATCTTGACGCACAAAGTAATCATACGCCGTATCAATGGTTAGTCCTGAAAGTGTACCTTGATTAGCAAATCCCGTAACTAAAGTACCTGCTGTTGCTACATCAAATCCTCTAGGTCCCCATTTGATATCAAAAGTTGTTCCTGAACTTGTCCAATTCAAATCCGCACTTGTAGCCGTTTCATTTGAAACTCCTAAAGCAGAAGGTCTCTCACACGTACCTACTGGTAAAATTTGAACCGCATAATCCTCTATCTCAGCATTTGCAGATGAAGCATTACATGGATCTAAATCTGCTCCTGCTTTGTTGTGTTGATACTGTACTCTCAATCGATAAATACCCGGTTGTACCGTAGCTGGTACTGTAAACTCAGGAAAACTAACGGTCGCATTCGCAGTAATGGTATTTCCAATTACCGCTACTTTTTCATTTGCATCGAATACTAAATTAGTATTGTAATCAATCCAGATGGCCGCACCGTGATTTCCACTTCCTGTACCAGCAGTTAAGAAAGCCGTATAAGAAGCTCCAGCTTCTAATTGTGCCGGAGCAACCGTTGCAGCATAATCTTTATATCCAGCCACACCATCACTTGGATTTGAGTTATTACTCAAATTACTCAAGGTAAAGTTTCTAATCTCATCCGCATTATTCCCTGAACCTGTAGGAATACAATAGCCCGTTCTAAATGCATAGGGTCCCACCCAAACGGTTACACCATC contains the following coding sequences:
- a CDS encoding GEVED domain-containing protein produces the protein MNKKLLLQFFLIFMLLSGQFTRGQNYTPLVVTSGFNEDVIAEDRPASTHSTAAVDATSGGANNAFMSINYPGATVGLPANGLITTIATETPGLTFQLAAYNQNNALKINANNGTGSLAVQAAPNLSKLYVLVTSGSATSSFTGTITFTDTTTQTFTSQSVPDWYQTGTPPVAIRGIGRVPRTGSENPDNNTTNPKLFQVAIAIDVANQNKIVQKVDIVKTSSTSGFLNIFALSGEITPTCFPPTQLGIENLTATTVNLTWLSSGTTFDIKWGARGFNVASAGTLVTGFANGGTLSNLTADTNYDYYVRRDCGATDGVSTWAGPFQFRTGYCIPTGASNNSDEIRNFTLGNLNNSSTASDGVNGYKDYSATVAPAQLQAGVTHVASLTSGSGTGTHGAAIWIDYNNNLLFDTDEKVAIIGNTIGANATVNFPSFTIPETMPPGIYRLRVQYQHNKSGADLNSCLASSQYAETEDYAVQILPPPACALPSLLTATNLTFQSADLAWASLGTTFDIKWGASGFAVETAGTLVSGFANGGTLTGLTGDTNYDYYVRRDCGADGVTVWVGPYAFRTGYCIPTGSGNNADEIRNFTLSNLSNNSNPSDGVAGYKDYAATVAPAQLEAGASYTAFLTAGTGSGSHGAAIWIDYNTNLVFDANEKVAVIGNTITANATVSFPEFTVPATVQPGIYRLRVQYQHNKAGADLDPCNASSANAEIEDYAVQILPAGTCARPSALGVTNETVTSAVLNWTSSGTSFDIKWGPSGFDVETAGTLVTGFTNGGTLSGLTPGTYYAYYVRQNCGGTNGVSTWVGPFRFNTTLYCIPTGSSNNSDEIRNFTLGNLNNSSTASDGVSGYKDYSGTVAPAQLQAGVAHVASLTSGSGSGTHGAAIWIDYNQNGIFDANEKVTVIGTTITANATVSFPSFIIPETLVPGLYRLRVQYHSGKKGEDLNPCTATSSYSETEDYAIQILPPPACPLPSVLQADNMTFVSADLSWTSLGTTFDIKWGASGFAVETAGTLVSGFANGGTLTGLTGDTNYDYYVRRDCGADGVTVWVGPYAFRTGYCIPTGSGNNADEIRNFTLSNLSNNSNPSDGVAGYKDYAATVAPAQLEAGASYTAFLTAGTGSGNHGAAIWIDYNTNLVFDANEKVAVIGNTITANATVSFPEFTVPATVQPGIYRLRVQYQHNKAGADLDPCNASSANAEIEDYAVQILPVGTCERPSALGVSNETATSADLNWTSSGTTFDIKWGPRGFDVATAGTLVTGFANQGTLSGLTIDTAYDYFVRQDCGGTDGVSTWVGPFRFNTIAYCIPTGSSNNSDEIRNFKLSNLNNNSATSEGISGYINYANTVAPAQLQPGSSYVASLTSGSGSGTHGAAIWIDYNQNVVFDANEKVAVIANTISANSTVNFPAFTVPITTTPGIYRLRVQYHHAKNGADLNPCSATSSYSEIEDYAVEILPPPSCYFPSNLEVTQIGKTTAKLTWGLPLVGNTTNVQYKVELRTSGVPGEATGLVNTFTTTDLFLLLTGLNNETAYTVYVQTVCSPTEQSDWSSPKVFRTLCNFPDYEFVTNEEDLTFCGTRDVTLEVATQGIVNWYNSSTSTTPIHVGNTYTTTIAASTSLWYDVTSTTASDVSTGPLNAAAVGTGQDAWTTSTWEVNFTILEATTLKTIDIYPYTNGVSGSMVFKQTGATGSATVGTINYTTVGTGGTTKQELPINLQLAPGTYKITNSLPSGGIRRNTSRASYPYTSRVASITGNGYDSAYYMGYYNWVFEVKCKSAREEVAITVIPAQVIADAIVDVTATDGPTLNIISDATLFNIEYGLTGFERGTGTVVENIENPYTFRSLHAYTVYDVYIQGVPCGMWYGPVIFMTQEATDNQIITATDLAKDYGDEPFVHGTSDSGLPVSFEIDNEDIAVFENGRFVIKGAGTTRIKASQEGNSQYLPADDVFFNLTVNKAMLTVTADADQYKEYGDADPVLTYTVDGLQYNDDARILLNGISRDAGENLGEYPITQANLYAGPNYDITFIGSTFEITKATLNVRANALTKVYGDEDPVLTYTVTGLKNNDTDVLAGTLARVTGENVGNYMINQGSLHLMNANYMLVYHSSVLTINPAPLTINPTVGMSKTYGALDPVFTFTVTGFKYSDTSETILRGTLQRTAGENVGLYSYEARSLSTTSANYNLVIINESKFEIKPALITVRVNENQGKSFGQADPLLTYTVEGLQRGDQTEQVMSGRLVRQPGEALGLYPIGQGTLAARTNYLIDTFVPADFEIVSGAITGLSLPSRTFIYDGTTKSLAVVGNVPEGAVITYTNNDKINVGTYTVTARVTGGTNYEPLTLSAVLTIVQADQTIDFNAPTPVVLEDTPTLQLHATASSSLPVSFSIDYAEDREIATVSANGQVTFLRSGFVTITARQEGNENYNAAMPVSRTIEVVSKNVDILDLIVDGVSYGKIEKEVYVVVGCDSKQNSVTIEVKTSEGTIVTPAKHIVVAVPNYGQYVQLITVKSPHGTTETYKVIIDKHMPTDKIVYQKYNNVLLVNNNKQTNGGYVFTAYEWFKNGESIGTGQAYSAGDAYGSVLEVGATYHVALTLSDGKKIISCPIYIEAPTKSELSVYPNPVKKNQLLHVRLDQPNQETVGYVIYDVKGQLIQKGEVQLGNSNIAIPTTVASGSYFLVLKMIKGEQSVQFIVRD
- a CDS encoding outer membrane beta-barrel protein, which translates into the protein MKKHNILLIFGLLIAGSYQAQAQYSRYYFNKHEVGVNAKAGLMKAYGSLPEQFSSDLKFNTALGLQYDYFLHRKWSAGIGLQYAMQTIDFNASNLSGKNPQVDSEQENFIFVYSGKSYKEEWKVNQIHIPLTVQYIGEGETALYARTGIQFSLVMSSKTTLSWNDFKTEGHFPQYNLILDKPTFAGFGSYESKEYQPDLDLKDRWSWIAEVGVRHSLKENQHLYVGAYFDLGLNNQKPTVSQPKEHLLGYTADPLEPIEYNSIQQRSSAVFKNYNFGIQLRYGLGL
- a CDS encoding lipocalin family protein codes for the protein MKKFFSIAALAVFAFGTIACSSDDNSSSSYKSDILGEWKEVKITYLDKDKNVIDEELAKNEDCGPDEVEFKTKEVNFRYSYKDFFTKDCITEIETNIYSISGNTITVELEEEGEKLSIKSQILEISKTKLVIEAKDQFEEFNDGTVYVRSEYSRK